The Lutibacter sp. A64 genome segment GTCAATTCTACCAAATAAAGAATTTTCTTGTTCTTCTTGGCTGTACACATATTGTAAATTTAACCGATCTGGAAAACTGTTATGTAAGTTGTCAATTTCAGTTTTAAAAATAGTTTCAGTAACTGTTTTGTTTCCGTAAATAAGTGTAAAAGTACTATTAGGTTCTTCAGTTAATACTGCTTTTAACATTGCCATAATTGGAGTAATTCCGCTTCCTGCAGCAATAGCTAAATAATTTTTAGTGTTACTTTTACTAGTTTTTAAAATAAACTTGCCTTCTGGTTTTTGAACATCTAAGGTGTCGCCTTCTTTTAAAATGGTATTGGAAAAAACAGAAAATGTACCATTGTCAACGGCTTTTACAGCAACTCTTAATTCGTTACTATTTGGTGCGGAACAGATAGAATATGCACGGCGTAATTCTACGCCAGCCAATTCTTTTTTAATATTAATATACTGTCCAGCAGTAAAGGTAAATTCGTTTTTTAATTCGGTTGGAATATCAAATACAATAGAAACCGTATTTTTGGTTTCTTTTTTTATTTCTTTTATAGTAAGTGTGTGAAATTTCGACATAATCATTTTTATAAGTTTACAAAAGTAACCAAACTAAAATTAAATTTCTTGTTAAAATTAATACATAAGAAAGTTATACATAAGAAAATTATGCATATATTTGTGGCGAATCGCAACAGATAAATTTTATTGGTGGATGTTTTTTTAAGTGTTAGAGTGAATTAAAATGAGCTAAATGCGAAATTTAAAATTGTATAGAGCTTAAATAAAACCTTTATTCAGATTCATTATCAGGATACGTAGTGCTGATAATTTAAAAAACAACTACCTATTACATAAATAAACGATTAAACCTTTAAACCAACATAAATGGCAAATCAAAAATTATACAAGGGCTCTTTACAAACCATTATTTTAAAATTATTGGAAGAAAAAGGCAAAATGTATGGTTACGAAATTACGCAAAAAGTAAAGGAATTAACCAAAGGGGAGCTTTCAATTACTGAGGGAGCCTTATATCCTGCGCTTCATAAATTAGAAGCTGAAGGTTTGTTAGATGTTGAAGTTGCAAAAGTTGACAATCGCTTACGAAAATATTATAAGTTAACTGAAAACGGTACTAAAGAAACCGTAAGTAGGTTGGCCGAAATGGAAGATTTTTTACGAACCATGCAAACTATTGTAAATCCTAAATTTAGTTTAGAATAAGATTGCTTTTTATGAAAAAAGATGTGAAACTTACCCGAGAACAACTTCAAAAAATTGAAGCTTACCTAAACAACAACGATATTAAATATATTGATTTACATTTAGAAGTGTTGGATCATATTTCTACGGATATCGAAAGTGAAATGACTGAAAATAATACTTCTTTTGAAAATGCTTTTGATGAAGTTAAACTGAAATGGCGTAAAACATTCAGTTATAAATGGACTTTTTGGTTGGGAATTTCAAATGGTGGTTCAAAATTATTTATTGACCATTGTTTAAAAATTTATAAACCTTTATGGTTTAAATGTATTCTTGGAATTGTTGCTTTTATTGCTGTTTTTTATGGAGCTGTTACAATATTTAATATAGATTTAGATGCAAATTACCTGCTATTTAAAATCACTTTCCTTTTAATAGCTTTGTTTTTTCCTGTTCTTTTAATCTATTGGAAATATCAGTTAAAAAAAATAAAATTAGCTTCTACATATAGCTATTTATATAATAAACAGGTTTTTCCAAATATTTTTATTGTGATTTTGTTTGTAATACAAATTATTGATAATGAAAAGTTTAGTGATTTTACTTTTGTTTATTTGGTTACATTATTTTCATTAATAATTATGGGATATAGTTTCTATAAAAACCACTTAAAAGTAGTTTCAAACTATAAAAAATATCAATTACAATGAAACTAACCTCAGAACAAATACAAGAACTCTACAAATTTACACGTCAACATTACGTAGAACATTACGATATGCAAACCGAGTTAGTTGACCATTTAGCAAACGATATTGAACAAATTTGGCAAGAAAAACCAAGTCTTTCTTTTGAAGAAGCTAGAACTATTTCATTCAAAAAATTTGGTGTTTTTGGTTTTATGGATGTCTATGGAGCAAGGCAAGGAGCATTGA includes the following:
- a CDS encoding 2Fe-2S iron-sulfur cluster-binding protein, which gives rise to MSKFHTLTIKEIKKETKNTVSIVFDIPTELKNEFTFTAGQYINIKKELAGVELRRAYSICSAPNSNELRVAVKAVDNGTFSVFSNTILKEGDTLDVQKPEGKFILKTSKSNTKNYLAIAAGSGITPIMAMLKAVLTEEPNSTFTLIYGNKTVTETIFKTEIDNLHNSFPDRLNLQYVYSQEEQENSLFGRIDKGNINYIVKNKLKNTTFNNAFLCGPEAMIQVATDTLIENNIDKNNIHFELFSTPVTSEKETSENFEGTSEITIIVDDEETTFKMDAKTTILNAALEEGLDAPYSCQGGICSSCLGKVTEGSAKMTKNAILSDSEIEEGLILTCQAHPTSQKITVDYDDV
- a CDS encoding PadR family transcriptional regulator — translated: MANQKLYKGSLQTIILKLLEEKGKMYGYEITQKVKELTKGELSITEGALYPALHKLEAEGLLDVEVAKVDNRLRKYYKLTENGTKETVSRLAEMEDFLRTMQTIVNPKFSLE